The following are encoded together in the Populus trichocarpa isolate Nisqually-1 chromosome 5, P.trichocarpa_v4.1, whole genome shotgun sequence genome:
- the LOC7454364 gene encoding protein RER1B, whose amino-acid sequence MEGNGGDAANVVAPLAKWRNDFSRAFQFYLDRSTPHPTERWLGTLAVAAVYVLRAYFVQGFYIISYGLGIYILNLLIGFLSPKVDPELEVSDDASLPTKGSDEFKPFIRRLPEFKFWYAITKAFCVAFLMTFFSVFDVPVFWPILLCYWIVLFVLTMKRQIMHMIKYKYVPFSRGKQRYGRKKSGASSSGLMRD is encoded by the exons ATGGAAGGAAATGGGGGTGATGCTGCCAATGTGGTGGCACCTCTTGCGAAGTGGAGAAATGATTTCTCTCGGGCATTCCAGTTCTATCTGGACCGATCCACACCTCACCCGACAGAGAGGTGGCTGGGAACTCTTGCGGTTGCAGCAGTTTATGTGTTGCGTGCTTACTTTGTTCAAGGGTTTTACATCATCTCGTATGGTCTTGGAATTTATATCTTGAATTTGTTGATTGGGTTTCTGTCACCCAAGGTTGATCCTGAACTTGAAGTTTCGGATGACGCTTCTTTGCCAACTAAAGGATCAGATGAGTTCAAGCCCTTTATCCGGCGCCTTCCTGAGTTTAAGTTCTG GTACGCCATCACCAAGGCTTTTTGTGTGGCCTTCCTTATGACCTTCTTCTCTGTATTTGATGTCCCTGTTTTCTGGCCCATATTACTCTGCTATTGGATTGTTCTGTTTGTCCTCACAATGAAGCGCCAAATCATGCACATGATCAAGTACAAATATGTTCCATTCAGCAGAGGAAAGCAG AGGTATGGCAGGAAGAAGTCTGGTGCAAGCAGCAGTGGCTTGATGAGGGACTAA
- the LOC7454365 gene encoding gamma carbonic anhydrase 1, mitochondrial, whose amino-acid sequence MGTLGRAIYAVGFWVRETGQALDRLGCRLQGNYYFQEQLSRHRTLMNIFDKAPVVDKDAFVAPGASVIGDVLVGRGSSIWYGCVLRGDVNSISVGSGTNIQDNSLVHVAKSNLSGKVLPTIIGDNVTVGHSAVLHGCTVEDEAFVGMGATLLDGVVVEKHAMVAAGALVRQNTRIPTGEVWGGNPAKFLRKLTDEEVAFIAQSATNYSNLAQVHAAENAKPFDEIEFEKVLRKKFAKKDEEYDSMLGVVRELPPELILPKNVLPDKEPKAK is encoded by the exons ATGGGGACCCTAGGCAGAGCTATATACGCCGTCGGATTCTGGGTTCGCGAGACCGGCCAAGCTCTTGATCGTCTCGGATGCCGCCTCCAAGGCAACTATTACTTCCAAGAACAAC TGTCCAGGCATCGAACTCTAATGAACATATTTGACAAGGCTCCTGTTGTTGATAAGGATGCATTTGTGGCGCCTGGTGCCTCTGTCATTGGGGATGTTCTAGTTGGAAGAGGATCATCCATTTGGTATGGATGTGTTTTGAGAG GTGATGTGAACAGCATCAGCGTTGGATCTGGAACTAATATACAAGACAACTCCCTTGTACATGTGGCAAAATCTAATCTAAGTGGGAAGGTGCTACCAACTATCATAGGGGACAATGTTACTGTAG GTCACAGTGCTGTTTTGCATGGATGTACTGTTGAGGATGAGGCTTTTGTTGGCATGGGAGCAACACTTCTTGATGGTGTTGTTGTTGAGAAACATGCCATGGTTGCTGCTGGAGCCCTTGTGAGACAGAACACAAGGATCCCTACTGGAGAG GTATGGGGAGGCAATCCTGCAAAGTTTTTGAGGAAGCTAACTGATGAAGAGGTAGCCTTTATTGCTCAGTCAGCCACCAATTACTCGAACCTTGCACAGGTTCATGCAGCTGAGAATGCAAAGCCTTTCGATGAGATCGAGTTTGAGAAGGTTCTTCGCAAGAAGTTTGCGAAGAAGGATGAGGAGTATGACTCTATGCTGGGTGTTGTACGTGAACTCCCCCCTGAACTTATTCTTCCAAAAAATGTCCTACCAGATAAAGAACCTAAGGCAAAATGA
- the LOC7477622 gene encoding uncharacterized protein LOC7477622: protein MGAEALPRNDEIAAAAVSSHPLILGLQPAALVDHVAPVDWSLLDQIPGDRGGSMPVAIEELDHILEAVKAHKLASPDELSPMKTMAGGSVANTIRGLSAGFGVSCGIIGACGDDEQGKLFVSNMSFSRVNLSRLRMKQGHTAQCICMVDELANRTMRPCLSSAVKIQADELTKEDFKGSKWLVLRYAIFNLDVIQAAIRIAKQEGLLVSLDLASFEMVRNFRSSLQQLLESGDIDLCFANEDEAMELLRGEQTSDPEAAVEFLAKHCKWAVVTLGANGCIARHGKEIVRVPAIGEAKATDATGAGDLFAGGFLYGLIKGLSLEECCKAGACSGGSVIRALGGEVTPENWQWMYKQMQIKGLPLPDNRN, encoded by the exons ATGGGAGCCGAAGCCTTGCCTAGGAATGACGagattgctgctgctgctgtctcTTCTCATCCTCTCATACTTGGTCTCCAGCCAGCAGCTCTTGTCGACCACGTGGCACCTGTTGATTGGTCTTTGCTTGACCAAATCCCTGGTGACCGTGGTGGCTCAATGCCT GTTGCAATTGAAGAGCTTGACCATATACTAGAAGCGGTGAAAGCACATAAGCTTGCTTCGCCTGATGAATTATCTCCTATGAAGACCATGGCTGGCGGAAGCGTAGCAAATACCATTAGAGGACTGAGTGCAGGCTTTGGAGTCTCTTGTGGGATTATTGGGGCATGTGGGGATGATGAGCAAGGCAAGTTATTTGTGAGTAATATGAGCTTTAGTAGAGTGAATCTTTCGAGATTGAGGATGAAGCAGGGACACACAGCTCAG TGCATTTGCATGGTTGATGAATTAGCCAATCGTACAATGCGACCCTGCCTCTCAAGTGCTGTCAAAATTCAG GCGGATGAATTGACCAAGGAGGATTTTAAAGGCTCCAAG TGGTTGGTGCTGAGATATGCAATATTCAATTTGGATGTTATTCAAGCAGCTATTCGGATTGCAAAGCAAGAGGGTCTTCTTGTCTCATTGGATTTAGCCAGTTTTGAG ATGGTTCGAAACTTTAGATCATCTCTTCAACAGTTACTGGAGTCTGGGGACATAGACCTCTGCTTTGCTAACGaggatgaagcaatggagttgTTGAG GGGTGAACAAACTTCTGACCCTGAGGCTGCTGTGGAATTCTTGGCCAAACATTGCAAGTGGGCTGTTGTTACTTTAGGTGCTAATGGTTGCATTGCGAGGCATGGAAAAGAG ATTGTCCGAGTTCCAGCTATCGGGGAAGCAAAGGCTACTGATGCCACTGGAGCAGGAGATCTCTTTGCAGGTGGGTTTTTATATGGACTGATCAAAGGACTGTCTTTGGAGGAATGCTGCAAAGCCGGTGCCTGTAGTGGTGGCTCTGTCATCCGTGCACTCGGGGGTGAGGTAACCCCAGAGAATTGGCAGTGGATGTATAAGCAGATGCAGATCAAGGGCCTCCCTCTTCCTGATAACCGCAATTGA